In the genome of Microbacterium paraoxydans, the window CCTCGCGGCCCATGAGCCGGTTCGCGAGCGCCGTGAAGTCATCGGCGGAGTCGCCCGTGGCCTCGTAGACATAGGTCGCGGTGGCGTCGGGCGGCGCCAGCAGATCGCCGCGCACGAGCTGGCGGTACACGTCGCCCGCGGTCTCGTCGTCGCTGGAGACCAGAGTCACGCCCTCCCCCATGACGTAGCTGATGGCACCACGGAGGAACGGGTAGTGCGTGCAGCCGAGGACGAGCGTGTCCACGTCGGCCTCCCGCAGCGGCGCGAGGTACTCCTCGGCCACGGCGAGCACCTCGGGAGTTCCGGTCACCCCGGCCTCGACGAACTCGACGAACCGGGGGCAGGCCGCCGTGAACACCTGCAGGCGCTCGTTCACCTCGAGCATGTCCTGGTACGCCCGGGAGCCGATGGTGCCGACCGTACCGATCACACCGACCCGTCCGTTCCTCGTCGTGGACACCGCGCGTCGCACGGCCGGACCGATCACCTCGACGACGGGCACGTCGTAGCGCTCGCGCGCATCGCGCAGCATGGCCGCGGACGCCGTGTTGCAGGCGATCACGAGCATCTTCACGCCCTGGTCCACGAGCGTGTCGAGCACTTCGAGCGCGTAGCGGCGCACGTCGGCGATGGGCTTGGGGCCGTACGGCGAGTGGGCGGTGTCGCCGATGTAGACGAACGATTCGCGGGGCAGCTGGGCCCGGATGGCCCTGGCCACCGTGAGCCCGCCGACACCGGAGTCGAAGATCCCGATGGGCGCGTCGTTCATGACTCCCCAGCCTACCCGCGTGCGCGGCGCCTCGTGCATCCTGGCCTCACTAAGCTGAGCGCATGACCACGTCGACGGCGCTGCTCACCGACCGTTACGAGCTCACGATGCTCGCCGCCTCGCTCCGGGACGGCACCGCCTCCCGTCCGAGTGTCTTCGAGCTGTTCTCCCGTCGGCTGTCCGGCGGACGTCGCTTCGGCGTCGT includes:
- the murI gene encoding glutamate racemase translates to MNDAPIGIFDSGVGGLTVARAIRAQLPRESFVYIGDTAHSPYGPKPIADVRRYALEVLDTLVDQGVKMLVIACNTASAAMLRDARERYDVPVVEVIGPAVRRAVSTTRNGRVGVIGTVGTIGSRAYQDMLEVNERLQVFTAACPRFVEFVEAGVTGTPEVLAVAEEYLAPLREADVDTLVLGCTHYPFLRGAISYVMGEGVTLVSSDDETAGDVYRQLVRGDLLAPPDATATYVYEATGDSADDFTALANRLMGREVRDVQLVQTGVITLPDSALDAR